A single Anatilimnocola floriformis DNA region contains:
- a CDS encoding ferritin-like domain-containing protein, which yields METLLELLEDEIKDIYNAENQLTKALPKMAKKAASESLADAFAAHLEETKRQIERLQKIGDLMGIKLTGKKCKAMEGLIEEGKEVLEEDGKSAVIDAALIGAAQRVEHYEIAAYGTAKAMAEHLGLEKVVKLLQQTLSEESACDEKLSSIALEEVLPATDGVEEEIEEKEVAPLKAKRKKTVAR from the coding sequence ATGGAAACGCTGCTCGAATTGCTGGAAGACGAAATCAAGGACATCTACAACGCGGAGAATCAACTAACTAAAGCCCTGCCGAAAATGGCCAAGAAGGCCGCTTCCGAATCACTCGCGGATGCATTTGCCGCGCACCTCGAAGAAACCAAGAGGCAAATCGAGCGGTTGCAAAAAATCGGCGACTTGATGGGAATCAAACTCACCGGAAAAAAGTGCAAGGCGATGGAGGGGCTGATCGAAGAAGGTAAAGAAGTACTCGAAGAAGATGGTAAGTCGGCGGTGATCGACGCAGCCTTGATCGGGGCTGCTCAACGCGTCGAACACTACGAAATCGCTGCGTATGGCACCGCGAAGGCGATGGCCGAGCATCTGGGGCTGGAAAAGGTTGTGAAGTTGTTGCAACAGACGCTGTCCGAAGAATCGGCCTGTGACGAGAAACTCTCCAGCATCGCCTTGGAAGAGGTTTTGCCTGCGACGGATGGCGTCGAGGAAGAAATTGAAGAGAAAGAAGTCGCACCTCTTAAGGCGAAACGAAAAAAAACGGTTGCGCGCTGA
- a CDS encoding DUF2924 domain-containing protein: protein MVRGIEAELAELPSLTVGQLREKFVEVFGEPTNSRHKDWLVKRIAWRIQANAFGGLSERALARAKELANEADLRIMAPKQAKASAGSVTKVVACPVDSRVPPPGSVISRDYKGKKLLVTVLVDGFEFEGEKFTSLTAIAKKATGQHWNGFGFFGLLKEGKK from the coding sequence ATGGTGCGTGGAATCGAGGCCGAGTTGGCGGAGTTGCCGTCGCTGACGGTCGGCCAGCTCAGAGAGAAGTTCGTCGAGGTCTTTGGCGAGCCAACCAACAGCAGGCACAAGGACTGGCTGGTGAAACGGATCGCTTGGCGGATTCAAGCGAACGCATTCGGCGGCTTGTCGGAACGGGCGCTGGCGCGAGCGAAGGAACTTGCTAACGAAGCCGATCTGCGGATCATGGCGCCGAAACAAGCGAAGGCATCGGCGGGGTCGGTGACGAAGGTGGTGGCGTGCCCGGTCGACTCTCGCGTGCCGCCGCCGGGTTCGGTTATCTCGCGCGACTACAAGGGCAAGAAGCTGCTCGTCACCGTGCTGGTCGATGGCTTCGAGTTCGAAGGCGAGAAGTTCACGTCACTCACGGCGATCGCCAAGAAGGCTACAGGGCAGCATTGGAACGGCTTCGGATTCTTCGGTTTGCTCAAGGAGGGTAAGAAATGA
- a CDS encoding recombinase family protein has protein sequence MKKVQTKPAVIRCAIYTRKSTEEGLEQEFNTLDAQREGGEAFIKSQQHEGWVCAPDRYDDGGFTGGNMERPALKRLMADIEAGKVNVVVVYKVDRLSRSLLDFARMIEVFDKKKVAFVSVTQQFNTATSMGRLVLNVLLSFAQFEREMISERTRDKIAAARRKGKWVGGMPLLGFDVENSKLVPNPAEVEMVREIFGLYAEQQAMTKVARQLNERGWRTKTWTTKKGRTIGGLPFTKGRLWQLLTNPAYIGKVKYKDEVHPGEHKGIVDEGLFLKVQTALTRGKQDGGACSRNRHGALLRGILRCSCCDAPMHHVYTKKGPKQYRYYVCAKAQRDGWDTRLARSRDSSSSN, from the coding sequence ATGAAGAAGGTTCAAACGAAACCCGCGGTGATCCGATGTGCGATCTATACCCGTAAGAGCACCGAAGAAGGGCTCGAACAGGAATTCAACACGCTCGATGCCCAGCGTGAAGGTGGCGAAGCATTCATCAAGAGCCAGCAGCATGAAGGCTGGGTCTGTGCACCTGACCGATACGACGACGGTGGTTTCACTGGCGGGAACATGGAACGCCCCGCGCTGAAACGGCTGATGGCGGACATCGAAGCCGGGAAGGTCAACGTCGTCGTCGTTTACAAGGTCGACCGTTTAAGTCGTAGCTTGCTCGACTTCGCCCGAATGATAGAAGTGTTCGACAAGAAGAAGGTGGCGTTCGTCTCGGTCACTCAGCAGTTCAACACCGCGACATCCATGGGCCGGCTCGTGCTGAACGTGCTTCTTTCCTTCGCCCAGTTCGAGCGTGAGATGATCTCGGAACGAACGCGCGACAAGATCGCCGCGGCACGCCGAAAGGGAAAATGGGTCGGTGGCATGCCGCTACTCGGCTTCGACGTCGAGAACTCGAAGCTCGTGCCCAATCCTGCCGAGGTCGAGATGGTCCGCGAGATCTTCGGTCTGTACGCCGAGCAACAAGCGATGACGAAAGTTGCTCGCCAATTGAACGAGCGTGGCTGGCGCACGAAAACCTGGACCACGAAGAAGGGGCGCACCATCGGCGGTCTGCCATTCACGAAAGGGCGATTGTGGCAACTGCTCACCAACCCGGCCTACATCGGCAAGGTGAAGTACAAGGACGAAGTGCATCCCGGCGAGCATAAAGGGATCGTCGACGAGGGGCTGTTTCTGAAAGTACAGACGGCGCTGACGCGCGGCAAGCAAGATGGTGGTGCGTGCAGCCGGAATCGTCACGGCGCGCTCCTACGCGGGATCCTCCGCTGCAGCTGTTGCGACGCCCCGATGCACCACGTCTACACGAAGAAGGGTCCGAAGCAATATCGGTACTATGTCTGTGCTAAGGCGCAGCGGGATGGGTGGGATACGCGGCTGGCGAGATCGAGGGATTCGTCGTCGAGCAACTGA
- a CDS encoding response regulator: MSLEGNDVLVIDDNADSAQVLALLLRNWGYKARIAYSALEGLSAARSSKPKCIMSDIGMPGMTGYDLARLIRLDDHLRDVPLIAFTAYSEPEEAIEAGFDSHLVKTTDPLLIKDLLAKIVTMDKRLEQSEDLIKKQGEVIAEARDVMKEVHKDVKEIKEELKEVKEDVGQIKKDIKEKS, from the coding sequence ATGTCTCTCGAAGGCAACGATGTACTCGTCATCGACGATAATGCTGATTCTGCGCAAGTGCTCGCGTTGCTGCTTCGGAACTGGGGCTATAAGGCGAGAATCGCCTACTCGGCACTAGAAGGCTTGAGCGCCGCGCGATCGAGCAAGCCCAAGTGCATCATGTCGGATATTGGAATGCCCGGAATGACCGGCTACGATCTAGCGAGATTGATCCGGCTAGACGATCATTTGCGCGACGTGCCGTTGATTGCATTTACGGCCTACTCAGAACCCGAAGAAGCCATTGAGGCAGGGTTCGACAGCCACCTTGTTAAAACAACGGACCCTCTACTTATTAAAGACTTACTTGCGAAGATAGTGACAATGGACAAGCGACTTGAGCAATCGGAAGATCTGATTAAGAAACAAGGGGAAGTAATTGCTGAAGCAAGAGACGTGATGAAAGAGGTTCACAAAGATGTTAAGGAAATCAAAGAAGAGCTGAAGGAAGTTAAGGAAGATGTTGGCCAAATTAAGAAAGACATCAAGGAGAAGAGCTAG
- a CDS encoding GTPase, producing the protein MDMINFGGLAKNALEEALRERGHANVLIAGRTGVGKSTLINSVFQGNPPRRFSIAAAPGCDLRNIAIHVAYAMHQQVVWAFDVVGIVPKLNEVAP; encoded by the coding sequence ATGGACATGATCAACTTTGGCGGACTCGCTAAGAATGCGCTCGAAGAAGCGCTGCGAGAGCGAGGACACGCCAACGTGCTCATCGCCGGGCGAACGGGAGTTGGCAAAAGTACGCTGATCAACAGTGTTTTTCAGGGCAATCCGCCGCGCCGCTTCTCAATCGCCGCGGCGCCAGGTTGCGACTTGCGTAATATCGCCATCCACGTTGCATATGCGATGCATCAGCAGGTTGTCTGGGCCTTCGACGTGGTCGGTATCGTCCCAAAGCTCAACGAAGTCGCCCCATAG
- a CDS encoding ankyrin repeat domain-containing protein: MTDETPVPERMYNAIQEGDLLTFKSLFELHPEQRHLPDGRSMWFSDAASAGNLDVIKFLISTGVDINEPANSDSVASPEGVVYRAAADGHLEVVRWMLDQGAKINFNVHGKTRCYALIHAAREGNLPMVQLLLEKGAATNSCWAEMTPLDHAIDSGSDEVIQILRSNGAKQAKEL, translated from the coding sequence ATGACCGATGAAACACCAGTTCCCGAGCGGATGTACAACGCGATTCAAGAAGGTGACTTGCTAACGTTCAAGTCCCTGTTCGAGCTGCATCCCGAACAGCGCCATTTACCTGATGGCCGAAGCATGTGGTTCTCCGACGCTGCTTCTGCCGGGAATCTGGATGTCATCAAGTTTCTGATAAGCACTGGCGTCGACATCAACGAGCCCGCCAATAGCGATTCGGTGGCGAGCCCAGAAGGTGTGGTCTATCGCGCCGCGGCTGATGGTCACTTGGAAGTAGTGCGGTGGATGCTGGACCAAGGGGCGAAGATCAACTTCAATGTCCATGGCAAAACACGGTGCTACGCCTTGATTCATGCAGCACGAGAGGGAAATTTGCCGATGGTCCAACTTCTGTTGGAGAAGGGAGCCGCGACCAATTCATGTTGGGCGGAAATGACCCCTCTCGACCACGCGATCGATAGCGGCAGCGATGAAGTAATCCAGATTCTTCGCTCAAATGGAGCTAAGCAGGCGAAAGAGCTCTAG